The Persephonella sp. KM09-Lau-8 nucleotide sequence CCCTTGGAGCAATGAAAGCAAGATTTTCTTCTGATAGATACTCACAGGAAAATGTTGAAAAGTTTGTTCCGGAAGGAATAGAAGGAAGAATACCATTTAAGGGACCTTTATCTGATATTGTTTACCAGTTAGTTGGTGGCCTCAGATCAGGTATGGGCTATACAGGAAGCAGAACAATAAAAGACCTGCAACAAAATGGTAAATTTATCAAAATCACAAATGCAGGTCTTAGAGAAAGCCATGCCCATGATGTTTATATTACTCAGGAGGCACCTAACTACTGGATAGATTAAGGAGGTGTGAAAAATGCCTCAAGAACCTATTACAGCAGTAATATCTGCTATAGGGTTTGTTATATTTTTTGTTCTGGTGATTGGTTTTATTGTAAAAGATGCAATGAATCGCTTTAAAAATCAGTAATAGTTTATGGAGTTTTAAAATATGAAAAAAGAGATTTCTTCTTTTGATATGCTCCTTACACAGGAGCTTACCAACTTAGAGAGATTTATAGTTAAAAGTCCTTTAGGGACAAATGAATTCTGGAGTGAATGGCAGGCAAAAACTGGGGAAATTGTAATAACAAAAGCTGCAATAAAAAGAGCTCTCAGAACACATAAAGGGCAGCTTTCAGAAGAGGAAATTACCAAACTATCCTCTATGTTAGAGGCTTTCAGGGAAATTGCAAGTTATCTTGAACTCCTTAGGCAGACAGCCCTTAAAATAAGGGGCATTGATGCTGGAGATTGGGATATTTTAGGTGGAATTGAAGGTGAAAGTGAAGGAGAGGATGATTTACCATTTTAGGAGGGCAAAATGTTCAACGGATATATGACACTGGAAGATGTTGATGTTTCAGAAAAAAGGGTTTTTGTCCGTGTTGATTACAATGTTCCCCTTGATGAACATGGGAACATAGTTGATGATGTCAGAATAAGAGAAACAATTCCAACAATAAACTATCTTATAGACAGGGGAGCTAAGATTATCTTAGGTTCCCACCTTGGAAGACCTAAAGGGGAAAGGAATCCTAAATATTCCCTTTATCCTGTGGCAAAAAGACTGGAAAGACTTCTTGAAAAGGAAGTTAAGTTTTTACCTGATTGTATAGGAAAAGATGTAGAGGAAACAGTAAATTCAATGAAAGAAGGGGATGTTGTTCTTCTTGAAAATCTAAGATTTCATCCCGGTGAAGAAAAAAATGACCCTGAATTTGCAAAAGCCCTTGCATCCCTTGCTGATATTTATGTAATAGATGCTTTTGGAACATGCCACAGAAAACATGCCTCAATGTATGGAATAAAGGATTATATCCAGCCTGTAGTTATGGGCTTTCTGCTTGAAAGGGAGCTTAAATATTTTGAAAAAGCACTTGTTAACCCACAAAGACCTGTTATTGCATTTTTAGGCGGTTCAAAGGTTTCCTCAAAACTTGGAGTGATAACCCATCTTTTAGATAAAGTAGATAAGATTTTTATCGGTGGAGCTATGGCATTTACCTTCCTAAAAGCTCAGGGCTACGATGTCGGTAGCTCCCTTGTTGAAGAAGATATGTTTGATGAGGCTTTATCAGTTATAGAAAAAGCAAAGAAATTAGGAGTTAAATTT carries:
- a CDS encoding phosphoglycerate kinase, giving the protein MFNGYMTLEDVDVSEKRVFVRVDYNVPLDEHGNIVDDVRIRETIPTINYLIDRGAKIILGSHLGRPKGERNPKYSLYPVAKRLERLLEKEVKFLPDCIGKDVEETVNSMKEGDVVLLENLRFHPGEEKNDPEFAKALASLADIYVIDAFGTCHRKHASMYGIKDYIQPVVMGFLLERELKYFEKALVNPQRPVIAFLGGSKVSSKLGVITHLLDKVDKIFIGGAMAFTFLKAQGYDVGSSLVEEDMFDEALSVIEKAKKLGVKFYLPVDFICGQAVSEQTPVIEVAWQEIPKGWMGLDIGHASTTLIKEILKDVQTIIWNGPMGVFELEKFKYGTFALAHAIAESPALSIAGGGDTDYAIHKAGVVDDISYISTGGGAFLELLEGKQLPCLEAITRKTGEQ